The Melospiza georgiana isolate bMelGeo1 chromosome 1, bMelGeo1.pri, whole genome shotgun sequence genome contains the following window.
gtttctattcccaatttttactcaccagcagtttctattcccaatttttacgtcacaattctatacactattgtgatttagtttttctcaggatgtatcccaGAAAGGAGTCTCCCCAGATGGTCCCCAGGTGGTCCAGTTcctgaaagaaggaagaagcatCCCATCTGGTGAAGTCCAGCTCTCCGGATGTGGctccaccttttaattgcaaggactataaatctcataacagtgatgtccagcttcccttggtcGAAACTATTAATCCTTGagttgatgttcatcttcctttctcaagctgcttttcactgttttgttaaggtgtgagataagcatgtttcctttttatattttttaaaggtgTAGTTTCAAGAATacaagcaatattctaaaattatatttcaaaaggttattattgcaaaactctttaAGACTTACTGCAAGCAGAAAGGTCCTGTCAAACAGCAACATCCTTAACGCTTTAATTCAAATGTTCCTAAATCAACTTAAGACTTATAAAGGTTAACTGTGAACAAAcgataggttcaaaggccttcttccatgctttactttccccagttattattagaattcgtCTTTATAACTGCCCCATGGTCGGTTTCCACACATACCGCAATCACAAATACACGCATTGCCTGTATGTACCCgacacgaaacacagctttgtatttcacagaGCGCTGACCGAAGGCTCCCGGGCGCCGCCGGCCCTCCCCGGGAGCGCAGGAagcgccgcccccgccgggcGCTCACGTGGCCGCCGCGCCTCCTGCCCGGCCGAGCCACGTCCGCGgaggcggagcggggcgggcgcggccccgGATGGAGCGGCGGGGGGAGGCGGCTCCAGCTGCCGCTCCAGCCccagcgcccgccgccgccgccatttAGACATCCCGCCGCGGCAGCCAGCGCCGGGGCAGGGTGCGCGGGAGGGCTTGGGTCGCCGCCGTCCTCATCGTCGCCATGAGCCGCCTGtcgcagctgctgctgctcgccctgctcgtCTTCCCCGCCGCGCTGCTGCTCGGGAGCGCCCGCGGCGGCCCAGGTGAGGGCGGTTGGGCGGCCGTCACtgccggggagcggggccggtgGGTGTGTGCGGGTGTGTGGGGGATCTCCGCGGCGCCGCGGGGAGAGGGAGCCGCTCCGGCCGGGCCTGCGGAAGCTCCGCCGagaggcggcggcggctgcgctCATTCATCGCCCCGGCCGCCCGCGCACGTGGCGGCTGCCGGGGCTGCGGTGCCCGCGGGGCCCGGGCCCGTCCGAGGCGCCGGGCGGGGGCAAGGCTAAGGCCGCGCTCCGGCCCCTCCGGCGCAGCCACCCGCGGGGTCGGGCAGGGCCCCGCGGGCACCGGCCTCGGGCCCGGCCGTGACAGCGGCCCGGGAGAGCCGGAGAGCCCCTccggaggcggcggcggcgggttTGTCCTTCTCCCCGCTCGCCCGCGGGGCTGGTTCCACTTTCCCCAGCAGATGCGCTGGCTGCCACCCTGCCTTCCCACCTCGTCTGCCGCCACCCCCCGAGTGTCCTTGGCGACACCGAGGAGCGCTAATCTCTGTTTACGCTGTGGCGTTATCTGATTCACGATCTGGAAATTGCCTCCCTACTACTAAGTTTGGGAAGGCTTTTcgcccagctcctgcagtgggCTGCAGCTCACGCCCTGTGCGAGTCCTTTCCCAGAGCCCTCCCGCTATTGCCACATCATCAGCCCCTCTGACATCTACCGTGAGGGGTCTGAGGGTGTGCTGGGCAGCAGATGGCAAAGGGTGCCTACAGCCTATCTGTGTGctgttcatttttaatttaaaatcctCCGCCTTTTTTTGTAAGAATTTTTGTAGAAATTGAATTTTTTCCACACAAGTTTAAAACATCAAATAAAATCACTGTAGTTAAGGCTTAGGTTAAGTGTTGCACGTGGTCGAGCAAAAGTCTTTGAGTGTGCCTTCTAAAGACACTTGAGAGGAGAGGTTGGGTTTGCTCTCTCTAGCACTGACTGGCAATTCTTAAGTCCTTGGATATACTTGTCCTGCTCAAGGATTCCTATTTCCCGTgaaaattttaaagtatttcttttaaattttgtatttataGTAGCTAGGTCTTTTTTCAGACCTATGTAAATCAGTCATCCATTCATTTCTACTCTTTCATATTCAGAAAACACTACCTTTGtttaaacaaaacccaaacccgCCGTTTTGTGCATGTGTTTTAGATGTCAGACTTGCTTGCTTGTGCTCTGAACTGCAAACAGACAGAACTTTGTCCTGTGGCCAGTATTTTTATTAATCATATTTGCCCAGTGTTTGAATATATGAGGCTTGGCTCCCCAAAAGCAAAGAGGCAGTGGACTATCAGATTGCACTTCTCTCGGAGCCCTGCTCTAGGTCACGTTTCTTTTCTGACTGGTGCTCGGGTTCTGTTGCATAGATGATGTTGAGGAGATCGTAGTAAAAAAGACATTCTTTAGGTTGCAAAACTTGGATGAAAATAAgtacccaaaaaaacccaacaaagtaACTTTCTAGGTACCTTTCAAAGGGTTCTGTTACCAGTGTGCTAATAACTTGTTAACTTGCCAGTCTTAGAAGAAATAGTAGTTACAAATTAAGCTCCTGTCAATAGGAAtgccttattttcctttttgtagtTGCAACATTGAATTATTTTCACATATTTAATGTAACTTGGTTGCCTTCTGCAAATTTAGGCATTGCTGAGCCAATGCTGAACTTTGTGTCATCCAGCTgtaaatttttggttttgaactTAGTGGTGGATAAATTAGTAAATGAGAAAGTTTTTAGCAAAGGAATAAGGCTGAAAGATCAACACAGGGATAATTTGGAATAGGAGTATTTTGCAACTGAGGCTTCAAAACTGTATTGTGCAGGTTTTAAAGAAGTTCCTCAAACATTAGTTTGAGAGCTGTACTTAAATGTCAGGTTTTTGTTGATTAACTAGACCTTTAAAAGACTTtattatatttgcattttgttttggcAGGTTTATTGGTTGCAGCTCAAGATGCTACAGAAGATGAGGAAGCTGTGGAAGATACTATAGTTGAAGATGAGGATGATGAAGCTGAAGTGGAAGAAGATGAGCCAACAGACTTGGTAATTGTACATGAATGTTACTTCAAAAGTATGAATTAGACCAGAAATGCTTGAAACTGGATAAATTAAATGATTGGATTTACTTACATTGCTTTTTTCAGGCGGCTATTTCCATGTATCTGATTAAGCTTGTGTTCAGTTTGAAGTGTCAGAAggatttaccttttttttctgaattaccAGTTGAAACGCCACATGGGGACAACCTGATTTCTGACTATCAAAACTGTaggccacaaaaaaaaaaaaacaaaacaaaaaaaacttctCATAGGAGCCCACTGAAGCTGCACCTCGGTAAAGTGAGAAGAATTCTAAATTCTAAAACCcttgttaaaaaaatacagcttaGTTTACAACACAAGCTCAAAAAATTACCCAGAAAATCAAAAACAGAAAAGTGAACAGTTTTACACAGTTTTGTGATCTGCTTATAGCAGTGGCATGTTAGGCTTGCTAGGCAGTGTGCTTAAAGTGGtgcaaatttttttcaaatctctGATGGACATTAGTAGGAGAAAACATGCATaacaaaaatgaagattttGTAAAGTGTTACTTGATTCTCTGAGATTTTACTGCTGTTATTAAGTTGGTGAGCTTATGGTTGACCAGCTTTGCTAAGTTGTAGAAGGTATACTATGTCAGCATTGACagaatattattaaataaactTTTGGAtgtaatttccttttcattatttttggcCCAGGTACAAAACATGGTGCTTTTTTGgcaatttcttttatttgtcaCTCGAATAAAAgggtttttcattatttcatttcatttcttgGAATCAAGATGCAACATGCTCAGCTCTGGTTCCCTAGTTCATAGTATGTGTATGACTGATCCAGTAGGATTTCCACTGCTTCAGGAGGTTGTTTAAGCACTGAAATCAAATGATCCAACTGAGTTCTCAGCACTTAGCTGAGACTGTTCAATACTGGGTCAgccttgtttttgtttggtggggaTGCTGATGATCCCCAAATGGAAAATAAGCTCTTAATGCTTGCATTTGTCAAAAAGTGATTCATCACAAGGTGAGCTTGAATGAGTCCGTGGACTTACATAGTTCTAATAGCCTAACCATTTCCAGGCATACATAACACTTAACTAATTAAAGCTGAATAGAAAGCTGCCATAAACACTCCCTGTAGTGAAAATAACGCGTTTGTTTTATGGCTGTCTTTATTTTGAAATGCTTGTTTTCTAACTGGAAATAGCTTAGATGTGAACACTTAATGTTTAGATTCTATTCTTTTCCTTCCACCCCCAAACAGAAGCATTACTGATGATTTTTGATTCCAAACCCTTCAATAGAGCTAAATGTGTTCAGATTAGTCACTGTGTCAAATATAACAAGTAGAAAGATAAATGCTGAAAGGAATGCTCAGCAAATCTAGAGGGAGAACAGACTATGGTGCTAATCCTGCAAGAGCAGGATTTGGTACAAGTACTTGCCGCTGTTGCTTGCTTTGACACATGGGATTGTCATGAACCAAGCATGGTTTTTGCTTCGCTGTTCATTataggatttttcaaaaaagtctcttgtcttagacagaagaaaaagaggaagaagactTGTCAGGAGAACCTAAAGCCTCACCCAGTGCTGATACAACCATCTTATTTGTGAAAGGCGAAGGTAAGAGTCCCCTGCTAATCCACCATTCTCTTTACTGTTACTTAGACTACATCGTGTTTCCTGAAACAGTGAAACCACAGAGTCTGTTCTAGATACTCTCTGTTTAGAATTGTCTGTGTGTGGTGCATGAGATTTCTCATGgttgaattttttttggtgtgtttcaGACTTTCCAGCGAACAACATTGTAAAATTTCTGGTGGGCTTCACCAATAAGGGTACAGAGGATTTCATTGTCGAGTCTCTCGATGCTTCTTTCCGGTACCCTCAAGACTACCAGTTTTACATCCAGAACTTCACAGCTCTCTCTCTGAACACAGTAGTTCCACCGCAGAGACAAGCCACGTTTGAGTACTCCTTCATCCCTGCTGAGCCTATGGGTGGTCGTCCTTTCGGTCTGGTTATCAATCTCAACTACAGAGATGCCAGTGTAAGCCCAATGCTCCAATTCATTTGAGTCTTTCCAGTTCATCTGGAGGTGTCAGGAAGGAGCTGCTTAGTCAAGTACCTCTCCAGAGAGTGAATGCCTCTGTAGTATTTAAGCAAATCAGTGGGTACATAAGCACAGCAAGTGATTGCCTACCTGCACCTTAAGTTGTATCAGCAGTGGAAGCTGGGGTGTCTTAAAACTGTAGAGGACAACAGAACATTTGTGCTTTTATGTGTTGAGTGAAACTGGCATAACTTGCAACCTTAAGAAAGTCTTGTGCAGGAGTTGCTGCTTTCCAGAATTTCTCTGAGAACATGAAAAAAGGTAAACATTTGTGTATGTGTTAAAGAAATCAATTTAAAATGTCATGTGCAAACTTTGTTCTAGGGCAATGTTTTTCAAGATGCTGTCTTCAATCAAACTGTTACCATTATTGAAAAAGAAG
Protein-coding sequences here:
- the SSR1 gene encoding translocon-associated protein subunit alpha isoform X1 — encoded protein: MSRLSQLLLLALLVFPAALLLGSARGGPGLLVAAQDATEDEEAVEDTIVEDEDDEAEVEEDEPTDLTEEKEEEDLSGEPKASPSADTTILFVKGEDFPANNIVKFLVGFTNKGTEDFIVESLDASFRYPQDYQFYIQNFTALSLNTVVPPQRQATFEYSFIPAEPMGGRPFGLVINLNYRDASGNVFQDAVFNQTVTIIEKEDGLDGETIFMYMFLAGLGLLVIVGLHQLLESRKRKRPVQKVEMGTSNQNDVDMSWIPQETLNQIMQSRRDKASPRRLPYKRAQKRPVGSDE
- the SSR1 gene encoding translocon-associated protein subunit alpha isoform X2, whose protein sequence is MSRLSQLLLLALLVFPAALLLGSARGGPGLLVAAQDATEDEEAVEDTIVEDEDDEAEVEEDEPTDLTEEKEEEDLSGEPKASPSADTTILFVKGEDFPANNIVKFLVGFTNKGTEDFIVESLDASFRYPQDYQFYIQNFTALSLNTVVPPQRQATFEYSFIPAEPMGGRPFGLVINLNYRDASGNVFQDAVFNQTVTIIEKEDGLDGETIFMYMFLAGLGLLVIVGLHQLLESRKRKRPVQKVEMGTSNQNDVDMSWIPQETLNQINKASPRRLPYKRAQKRPVGSDE